One Phaseolus vulgaris cultivar G19833 chromosome 2, P. vulgaris v2.0, whole genome shotgun sequence DNA window includes the following coding sequences:
- the LOC137812781 gene encoding uncharacterized protein has translation MALHRFLKRKGEVNDDFPLCSPATKIRRLDAELPPIVEEDEPLPSPSPSPNDERALVLFKPVAHSPSTFSFTVDSDLINGITNNQYLVSKLGDGFVTGLQSRDKVNDELALVPWVPSPSYQSSSVHDIDDSNTELMEADEMEEGVGSMMMDIEQEGDTGIDPKTFTSNIHYPTTHSGITEGFQQHCLFPHLPHNTSTPITWTR, from the exons ATGGCGCTACACAGATTCTTGAAGAGGAAAGGTGAAGTAAACGATGATTTCCCTCTCTGTTCTCCCGCCACCAAGATTCGCCGTCTC GATGCCGAGTTGCCGCCAATTGTCGAAGAAGACGAACCGTTACCGTCGCCGTCTCCGTCTCCTAACGATGAGAGAGCTCTCGTGCTTTTCAAACCTGTCGCTCATTCCCCTTCCACTTTCTCATTCACCGTCGATTCTGACCTTATCAATGGAATTACGAACA ACCAATATCTCGTGTCCAAACTGGGTGATGGCTTTGTGACAGGGTTACAGTCACGTGATAAGGTTAATGATGAATTGGCTCTCGTGCCTTGGGTACCTTCTCCTTCTTACCAGTCCTCCTCTGTTCATGATATTGACGACTCAAATACCGAGTTGATGGAAGCTGATGAAATGGAAGAAGGTGTGGGTTCTATGATGATGGATATTGAACAAGAAGGTGACACTGGCATTGACCCTAAAACTTTCACATCAAACATTCACTACCCAACAACACACTCTGGAATTACAGAGGGATTCCAGCAACACTGCTTGTTTCCTCACCTTCCTCACAACACCTCAACTCCCATCACTTGGACCCGCTGA
- the LOC137812782 gene encoding isoamylase 1, chloroplastic, protein MKCFSLPSLSAPTFTILPQCALTVRVSLANYRFSQLHETDSVIRTVARTRAARNGGAVDTETAVVEKPQLESLFQVSRGYASPFGATVRDGGVNFAIYSLNAFSATLCLFTLSDFQNNRVTESVPLDPLINKTGGIWHVFLKGDFSDMLYGYKFDGKFSPLEGHYYDSSRIVLDPYAKAVISRGEFGALGPNGNCWPQMAGMVPSDHDEFDWEGDLPLKYPQKDLVVYEMHVRGFTKHESSNTKFPGTYLGVVEKLDHLKELGVNCLELMPCHEFNELEYSSYNSVQGDYRVNFWGYSTINFFSPMIRYSSAGIRNCGRDGINEIKFLIKEAHKRGIEVIMDVVFNHTAEGNEDGPIISFRGVDNSIYYMVAPKGEFYNYSGCGNTFNCSHPVVRQFIVDCLRYWVTEMHVDGFRFDLASIMTRSSSLWDATNVFGAPIEGDLLTTGTPLGSPPLIDLISNDPILRGVKLIAEAWDAGGLYQVGTFPHWGIWSEWNGKYRDTVRQFIKGTDGFAGAFAECLCGSPNLYQGGGRKPWNSINFVCAHDGFTLADLVTYTNKHNLSNGEDNNDGENHNNSWNCGQEGEFVSTSVKKLRKRQMRNLFLSLMVSQGVPMIYMGDEYGHTKGGNNNTYCHDNYLNYFQWDKKEESSSDFFRFCCLVTKFRQECESLGLDDFPTSERLQWHGHFPGMPDWSETSRFVAFTLVDSVKGEIYVAFNMSHLPFTITLPERPGYRWEPLVDTSKPIPFDFLTPDLPGRDIAIQQYAHFLDANMYPMLSYSSIILLRTPDQNA, encoded by the exons ATGAAGTGCTTTTCCTTGCCCTCACTCTCTGCTCCCACCTTCACCATCCTCCCTCAATGCGCTCTCACGGTTAGAGTTTCTCTGGCCAACTACAGATTCTCCCAATTGCATGAGACCGATTCCGTTATTCGCACAGTGGCGAGGACTCGCGCTGCTCGGAATGGCGGCGCTGTGGACACCGAAACCGCGGTGGTGGAAAAGCCGCAATTGGAGAGTCTCTTTCAAGTTTCCAGAGGCTACGCTTCCCCCTTCGGTGCCACCGTTCGAGACGGAGGGGTCAATTTCGCCATTTACTCTCTCAACGCATTCTCCGCCACTCTCTGTTTGTTTACTCTCTCCGATTTTCAGAAT AATCGAGTGACGGAGTCTGTACCTCTTGATCCGTTGATAAATAAGACTGGAGGCATCTGGCATGTTTTCCTGAAAGGAGATTTTAGTGACATGCTTTATGGATACAAATTTGATGGCAAGTTTTCTCCTCTGGAGGGGCATTACTATGACTCTTCTCGTATAGTGTTGGACCCTTATGCAAAA GCAGTAATAAGCAGAGGGGAGTTTGGGGCTTTGGGGCCTAATGGTAACTGCTGGCCCCAGATGGCTGGCATGGTACCTTCTGATCATGATGAG TTTGATTGGGAAGGAGATTTGCCTCTGAAGTATCCACAAAAGGATCTTGTTGTATATGAGATGCATGTGCGAGGGTTCACAAAGCATGAGTCGAGCAACACCAAGTTCCCTGGTACATATCTTGGTGTGGTGGAGAAGCTTGACCACTTAAAG GAACTTGGGGTAAATTGTCTTGAATTAATGCCATGTCATGAATTCAATGAGCTGGAATACTCCAGTTACAATTCTGTACAAGGGGACTACAG GGTCAATTTTTGGGGCTATTCAACCATCAATTTTTTCTCTCCAATGATCAGATACTCATCTGCAGGCATAAGAAATTGTGGCCGTGATGggattaatgaaattaaattcctGATCAAAGAGGCACACAAACGAGGAATAGAg GTTATCATGGATGTTGTTTTCAATCATACAGCTGAAGGGAATGAGGATGGTCCCATTATTTCTTTCAGAGGTGTTGACAACAGTATTTATTACATGGTAGCACCCAAG GGGGAGTTCTATAACTATTCTGGATGTGGGAACACATTCAATTGTAGCCATCCAGTTGTCCGGCAGTTTATAGTGGACTGCTTAAG ATATTGGGTTACGGAAATGCATGTGGATGGTTTTCGCTTTGATCTTGCTTCCATTATGACCAGGAGTAGCAG TCTCTGGGATGCAACTAATGTATTTGGTGCTCCAATAGAAGGTGACTTGCTGACAACTGGAACCCCTCTAGGCAGTCCACCATTAATTGACTTGATCAGTAACGATCCTATACTTCGTGGAGTGAAG CTTATAGCTGAAGCCTGGGATGCTGGAGGCCTCTACCAAGTTGGCACTTTCCCTCACTGGGGTATTTGGTCAGAATGGAATGGGAAG TATAGAGACACGGTGCGCCAGTTTATCAAGGGTACAGATGGCTTTGCTGGAGCATTTGCTGAATGCCTTTGTGGGAGTCCTAATTTATATCAG GGAGGAGGAAGAAAACCGTGGAATAGTATTAACTTTGTATGTGCTCATGATGGGTTCACGCTAGCTGATTTGGTGACCTATACCAACAAGCATAATTTGTCAAATGGAGAAGACAATAATGATGGAGAAAATCATAATAATAGCTGGAACTGTGGACAG GAGGGGGAGTTTGTCAGTACCTCAGTGAAGAAATTGAGGAAACGACAAATGCGGAATTTGTTTCTCTCTCTCATGGTTTCCCAG GGAGTTCCAATGATATATATGGGCGATGAATATGGACACACAAAAGGCGGAAACAACAATACCTATTGTCATGATAATTAT CTTAATTACTTCCAATGGGACAAAAAGGAAGAGTCCTCATCAGACTTTTTCAGATTTTGTTGCCTTGTGACTAAGTTTCGCCA GGAATGTGAATCGCTAGGCTTAGATGATTTCCCAACTTCAGAGAGGCTGCAGTGGCATGGTCATTTTCCTGGAATGCCAGACTGGTCCGAAACTAGCCGTTTTGTGGCTTTTACCTTG GTAGACTCGGTGAAGGGAGAGATTTACGTTGCTTTCAATATGAGTCATTTACCCTTCACAATTACATTGCCAGAGCGTCCTGGATACAGATGGGAACCTCTTGTAGATACCAGCAAGCCTATCCCATTTGATTTCCTCACCCCTGACCTTCCTGGAAGAGACATTGCTATACAACAGTATGCTCACTTTCTGGACGCCAATATGTATCCCATGCTTAGTTATTCCTCCATTATCCTCTTGCGCACTCCAGATCAAAATGCGTAG